The following proteins come from a genomic window of Myxococcota bacterium:
- a CDS encoding glycosyltransferase family 1 protein, translating to MSVRVLVNGLSLASTGGSRSYLRNLLREAARVDRGLSFHVAIARGRLSAEEAAGLPRIEVDLPESRGVGTLARVAVEQLWLPRAAREFDVLYCPADVAPAVGHAPTVVALRNLNIYDRRFYDTPRTRLLFRLVRRGVRRPDVRVVTPTRAAADAIGPLVGIAPERFTIVPHGIDAAAFETAPIAAAAEGPLPPYLFVPANLERHKNLEVVFEALLRVDPRVEFWIAGGRDLDPGWARHLESEARRLGVASRVRFLGAVPYAQVLAYYRGALALVFPSLLETFGHPLLEAMLARTPILASDLPSFREIAGGAARYFRPTDPDDVARAIEDVLVGRPDVARRVEVGARRVAELTWERSVDALCTVLRETAGEAQPPALRATRRGP from the coding sequence GTGTCCGTCCGCGTGCTCGTCAACGGGCTGTCGCTCGCCTCGACCGGCGGCAGTCGGAGCTATCTGCGCAATCTCCTGCGCGAAGCCGCGCGCGTCGATCGCGGCCTTTCGTTCCACGTTGCCATCGCGCGGGGTCGGCTGTCCGCGGAGGAGGCGGCGGGGCTGCCGAGGATCGAGGTCGACCTGCCCGAGTCGCGCGGCGTGGGCACGCTCGCACGCGTGGCCGTCGAGCAGCTGTGGCTCCCACGCGCCGCGCGCGAGTTCGACGTGCTCTACTGCCCGGCGGACGTCGCCCCCGCGGTCGGCCACGCGCCGACGGTGGTCGCGCTCCGCAATCTCAACATCTACGACCGTCGCTTCTACGACACGCCGCGCACGCGGCTCCTCTTCCGGCTCGTCCGCCGCGGCGTGCGTCGACCGGACGTGCGCGTCGTGACGCCGACGCGCGCCGCCGCCGACGCGATCGGCCCGCTCGTCGGCATCGCCCCGGAGCGTTTCACGATCGTCCCGCACGGGATCGACGCCGCCGCGTTCGAGACGGCGCCAATCGCCGCCGCGGCCGAGGGCCCGCTCCCGCCCTACCTGTTCGTGCCCGCGAACCTCGAGCGACACAAGAATCTCGAGGTCGTCTTCGAGGCGCTGCTCCGCGTCGACCCGCGTGTCGAGTTCTGGATCGCCGGCGGACGCGATCTCGACCCAGGCTGGGCGCGCCATCTCGAATCCGAGGCGCGCCGGCTCGGCGTTGCGAGCCGTGTGCGCTTCCTCGGCGCCGTACCCTACGCCCAGGTGCTCGCGTACTACCGCGGCGCGCTCGCGCTCGTGTTCCCTTCCCTGCTCGAGACCTTCGGGCATCCGCTGCTCGAGGCGATGCTCGCGAGGACACCGATCCTCGCGAGCGACTTGCCGTCGTTCCGCGAGATCGCGGGAGGCGCCGCGCGCTACTTCCGCCCGACCGATCCCGACGACGTCGCACGCGCGATCGAGGACGTGCTCGTCGGGCGGCCCGATGTCGCACGCCGCGTCGAGGTCGGCGCGCGGCGCGTCGCGGAGCTCACCTGGGAACGTTCGGTCGACGCCCTGTGCACCGTCCTCCGCGAGACCGCCGGTGAGGCGCAACCACCCGCGCTTCGCGCTACCCGTCGCGGACCGTGA